Genomic DNA from Setaria italica strain Yugu1 chromosome V, Setaria_italica_v2.0, whole genome shotgun sequence:
ttaattagaaggactaaatatgagctaattataaaactaattacagatggaggctaattcacgagacgaatctgttaagcctaattaattcatcattagcacatatttactgtagcatcacattgtcaaatcatggactaattaggtttaatagattcgtctcgtaaacgcaattgattttgtaattaatctatatttaatacttctaattagtatctaaacattcgatgtgataggaattttataaatgactaaagaaacaaacaccccctaagcggCTGTTAGCTGAACGATTTGGTGAAGCCCGTGTTTGTAGCTGCTGTCCCGATTTGAACTCTAAAATGTACCCTTGCAGCTGGAGCTCTTTCGGCGCATGATTAGGTAGGACTAACTCAGTAAACTGGAAAACCTTTTTTTATCTGTTTTTTCTCCCAAAATGAAGCCAGGAGccctcatgtttttttttcttccctgcCATTTTTGAATTCACCGAACTGCTAACTTGTTTTCTgaagaggatttttttttttgaagaggAGAACTGCTAACTTGTCATCAGCTTGTCGcctaaaaagaaataaaaaaaaagacgtGTCTGAATTTCGTAATAGACTATTCCGTCGAAGACAGAACCGATGGTACAAATTGCCGTGCGCTCAGTTCCTGTGTTCCACACGAGCACGCTTTGAACGTTTATCGCGTTTCTTCACGGCACCTGTTCTGTATTTCTGCGGCATTTTGGGGCAGAGCCTTGCAAGAGGTCGCAGTCAACAAAATGCTTCAGGAACGGAAGACTCTCCGGAGCACACCCGGCGCACGTGTGGATCGATTCAGGCTCTCGAGCCAACACTGCCTACCATTACTGAATCGGTTGCCTCTAATGAAAAACAATTCCATTATTAGTCCTAAATCCAGGTTATGCCAACGTTTTCAATGCTAAAAACAAGGACCATAATCGCCAACTCCACCAACAGGAGCGAAAAGAAGGGGTCGCCAGTTCCATGGGAGCTCAGAATTTCTGAGCAGGCAGGAGGCAACAACTCGCCTGTGTTGCCCGGGTCCTCGACCTGCAGGCAGGTGAGGCGATGTGCATGGATAACCTAACCGCGATCTTGGTCGCGGGCAAACCTGATCATAATGACAGAGTCCTCGAACCGGACCATCAAGCTTGAATACTTCACGTTTCCGCAAGCGTGCGGAGATggagaagaaacaagaaagtgGTGAGGGAGGAACACCGATAACCGATTCCACTTTGCTTGTGTGAACGACGTGGCACCAGTGGAATCTCCTGGTTGCCTTGCTTGGTCAGATTCTGCTTCTGCCACTGACCACCGGAATACCGGATCATGCCTTCGTGCGTGTGCTCTGGTATCTGGTTGACCTCACTGGTTCTTCTACTTTGAGGTTACTGGGGAGCACACAAAAGCCCAGGATGGTAAGGTGGGTTAAAAGGGCCGGGCCTGTCTAACTTGTCTTAAAATCCAATGATCAGTACATATCATCCGGGTTATTTTTAATCTGGATATCACTTAGATTTTGACCCAATGGGGTGATGACACGTCGCAATTAAGATGCAAATTGAAAACTGAGTGATACAACAACTTTCCTCACCcagaaaataaagaaattaCTAGGGAAGAAAACTGAGTGAACAAGACCATAAAACACTCAGAAACTCATTTGCTGTGTCATGCTAAGGGTTTGATTAGCTTAATTAGAAAGGTATAGGTAGTATTCATTAACTATCCATCGTCCTCTTAATATTCTAATTTTAACGCTGATCATTGTTGCTTGGTTCATAAAAGCGTTGAATGAAAACTGAACACAGAGATGAGAAAACTGAAACtgaaaaaagcaaaacatcacAATGCAACTACCGGTCCATGATACTTTCAGAGTAATTTTATTTCAACATTCATTTTTTCCTGTACATGGTACCATGCGACTTTGGACACCATCAGACTTTATGGTGATGAAAGTACGCTCCATTTGGAACCACAGTAGAGGAGATTGTTAGTGATTTTGACAGGAAAAACAGAATAACATGCATGGTCATGTTAAATGGAGATGCACAAAGGAGGGGCATCTCTCCTCTACGCATACTTTTTCTTAACAAAACTATTTAGAAAATCTaaataaaggaaaactagaactgaaataaagaaatgaatATACATATAAGCAATTGCTCATATTTGTAATAAATCTTCAACCCACTATATAGTGGTTTATGCTGTATAGTAGTTACACTGAATACATTCACAACACCACCGCACTGAATATTCAGAACCCTAGCATAATGACAATATTGACAACTTTGAAACACTTCTGTAATAAcctactctatcaatgaaataggcactgtctcgtgcccattcgttcaaaaaaaaactgaatAGTCAAAGATAAATGAAcatttgttcaaaaaaaaagagataaatctGACTAATGAAATGTCTAAACACTGAATATTCAGAGACAAATGAACATTTAGAAACCTGAATATACTAACACTGAATATTGCTGCAGGAAGGCAAAGAACCTAACTCCAAATATTCATTTTTATGACCAATATGGTAGACTAGACCACCGGCATTAGGGGCTTGAGTTGCGCCTAGGCCACCAGACCACCACACAAATGCCGAATCCATGAGGAGCACCATCCATTTTTTTGggggaaaacaaaagaaaacacaAATACATTAGAACAACAAGGCTCAACGCAGGAGTTCCTCGTGTGGGGAAGAACACACTACTCCATCCAGGGAAACAAATTTGTAGCGTAAGAAAATGGAGTAGTTAACCCCTCGACACATGACAACCGCGGCAACTGCAATCCGATCCCCCTTTCTCTCTGAAATCTACTGCCTTGTACATCCACAAAAGCCAGACATTGCAGTAATGAAATTGGCATGAAACGAAAGTGCGAATTGATTGAATTAAAATGAAGAGAGCTTCTGCAAGGAACATGGATGCAAAGGAGACACGAGCTACTTCAGGCAGCGAGAGGAATACGTATAAAAAATCGTCGTTACCTTCAACGACGCCGCGGCTTGTCAAATCGCCGCCACCCACGTCCcctctccgccggcgccgcctgctGATGCGTCTCCGAGAAAAAGAAATATGGGCTGAGATGCATGCGGGTTTGATATGTGGCTATGGGCCGACGAACGGGCTAAAATAAGCAacagaataaaaaaaaacagcccGATAACCACAATAGCCACACGAATCTTGCAATAATCTAGGCCCTTGAACCCAGGATGCTAAGGTGAGTTAAAAGGGCCGGGCCTGTCTAACTTGTCTTAAAATCCAATGGTCACTAGCAAAAGACACAAATAGTACTTCATCTTGCGCGCGCGTGTACAAGCAAGAAAACGGTCCGTCGGAGGGCCGGTAATTTGGCCCAAGAACAAATTATGGGCCTATAATGGGCTGTAATACTGCAGCGTTGATGTTGTTAGTCCAACATGACACGGGCCTCTTCCTTTGAGCCCCATATAATCACGTAAAGGCGTAAAGCACAAATGAGAATCAAACAGGTACTGCGGAAACAAGAGTGCTGCTGTTgccctaaaaaaaaaaaaagagttctgCTGCTGCAGTACTCATACGCACATCACCAGTTCAACTTGAACATCGACAATGAATGAGATTCCAATGAGGAGAGGAAGGACTAGCACCATGCTTGATGGCTGAGGCGACTCGATGGGCCACGGTCCCAGCTTTGCCTGCACCCGTTTCAGTCGATCGATTTGTAGTACAGGGCTCCAGGCAAGCTGCGTGCATCGTCCACGGACGAGACCCATCAATTTCAGCAAGTCTTTTCATTCCCCTAAACAGCACGGCACACCTCCGCGCCGTGCATGAACAGCGCGCACTGGTGGTTAATGACAGGTGCTTGCCTTTTGGAGTCGCTTCAGCCATGATGGAGGTTGCTTTGATGATTACTGCTGACTTTTTTTTATCGTACGTGCGCCAGTCTGCCCAGTCATGCCAAGTTATATTGTACCGTGCGTGGTAGACTGGCAGGTAGGAGAACCCGGTGGTGGATGCGCCGTGCTTTTTCTTGACTCCTGTTACGAGACAGAATCGGGGCAACGACGCGAATGAATGAGAGCCTAGGCCGTTTTCTGGTACCCCATGTACACCTTTTTTGAATCGAATAGAGTAGTGAGCTCTCACGGCACGCGCCGGCTCCAAATTTCAAATTGCAAATAAGGCGTTAAACCGGAAACACTAGACTCCCGTGTACAAGTTTCCATGGTATGACAACTTAACGTGCCAAACGAGACAAAAGATCGAAATGGAGGCATGGCCATGGAGTCAAGTTCATACACGATGTtaatctcttctttttttttttggggggggggggggggaaaaatAGCTATACCGCTTTTCCTGGGCTCCCAAAatcttgttatatcctgtgttTATACTTGATTGTTTCCggctccgtggatggggttggacttgttgagtacgttcgtactcccCCTTGCTTCAGTTACTACGGAGGAAGACACGGATTTCTTTTGCCAAAGATCTAAAAGTACAGGTTGTGTCCGCCCCCCAACCCTCCCCTGTGGGTGGTGGGCCTTCTCCAAAAATCCTGCTTCTTCCCGTGTAAGTCCCTGAATGCTCTCTTTTGGGCAGTCGCTGGGTTAGCCACTGATGGGTATTtaacttcttatcgctgcgggGCTCTCACACCCACTCCCTCAGGAGTCGAACGggaactgaattatctgtcaaATAAATGGGGTATCNNNNNNNNNNNNNNNNNNNNNNNNNNNNNNNNNNNNNNNNNNNNNNNNNNNNNNNNNNNNNNNNNNNNNNNNNNNNNNNNNNNNNNNNNNNNNNNNNNNNctcccggccgccgcgcggcccGCCGGGTCCGCGTCCAGAGCCCCTCCCTcgcggccgcccgccgcggggccgccccgcgacgcgcgccgccgcccctccggaGACCCGCCGGTCCGGTGGCCCCTGGATGCGGCGACGCGGGCGCTCGCTCCGCCCCCCGtcccggcgcgggcgcggccctGTCGGTGAGGGAGATCGCCGCGGCGCTGTGGCGAATGCAGCCgccgcaggcgccgccgccggggcccggGAGGGCGCGACGGAGGGCTGAGGTGAGCATTGGCGCGAGATCTCTGTGAATCCAGCCGCTTCAGTACAGTGTCGAGATTGCTGTGTTCTAGGGTTGTAGATGGCGATATTTTGGTAGAGTGGGCTGGTGTCGGCGGCGACACTTTTGGCACATAGCTCATCACTTTTTATGTTGTTTTGGAGAAATGTCGGTATCGAATTGTTGGGATTTGACTGTGTCTCTCTGGTACACTCATTCTGCTTCTCTTGCTGAAGCTGCACGCGTTTTGTGCTTTTCTGATCATTTCGTGTACCAGACTCATGTCAATCTGTTTAGGTATTGCTCTCAAGTACTAATACTTTGGCGAAACTAGTTAGGGGGGTTTTCCAATGGTGGAAAACATTCTTATGTGTGCTGCGTGCTTTGGTGTTTTGCTCAGACTTAGAGCAAAATGCTAATGTCTGTACATCCATGTTGGACAATTTCAAGCTTTTAAGAACAAATTATGTGCAAACATTATATCTGGCATAAAATTAGGCATTCAAATGATTACAATATCTCCAGGCCATTGTTTGGAGGGATGAATTTTGAGGATAACTAGTGGTATGGATTATGGAACATGGAACATCCTCATAGATTAGGCGTTTTATGATACTCATCAACATCGGAGTAATCCCCCCTCTCCTAGATAAAACTTTGTTACTCTGCAGACCTGTTACTGCATTGCTGTCTGCGTGTAGATGTTgatatctactccctccgttccaaattgtaggttgttttggcttttctaggtgtatagtttttgctatgcacttagacataatgtatgtctagatacataataatatctatgaatctagaaaagccaaaacaacctacaatttggaacggagggagtagttgacACTTTTAGAATCATGACTTTCTGTTAGTACGAGGACAATATTATGGTAGTTTGTCTCACGCTAGATCTAGTTAATTCAGTTTTTGGTTTGGTCCGTTTTGCCTATCTTCTTGTTCAGGCCATTGATTTTTACTTTTAGATTCATTCATCAGTTCAGCTAAAAAGATAAGGTATCGCAATCCATGATACCAGTACTCTTGTAGTCTTGTTTGAGTGCAGGTGTGTAGCTATTGTGGTCCAGTGGCCCCTAGATAGCCCATTGTCAATTGTCATTCTAATTTCTTGATTAAGTTAGTTTTCCATGTGAAGAATAGTTTATTGAAGGCTTAGATTATACTTAGGCAGTAATGCTTCAGCAGATCTACTTTTATTTGTTGTTTACCCCCATCAAATTTTATGTCATAACAAGTAGGCCTTGCCTTTTTTTTCAATGTCGCTGTTCAGCTAATAATTCATGCTGTTGGAAACTGCAGTCCAGTTCAAAGCGCCCACACACGCCTGACCATTGTCAGCAATACAAAGCGGTTATCCAGGGCAGGACAGGAAATAGGACTGTTAGCAATGCCCCACATGAGGTACCCTACTTATGTTCTGAATGAAAATTGCCATTGTTGTATCTTTACCAAACCCTGTTTGATCTGACACGCGTATGTTTACTACAAATAGATGGAAGCTCATTCTGCAGTGTGTCAAATAGAACCAGAAATAGCAACAAAGTGGAACCATCAATTCATGAAAGCTTCCCGGGGTGGGTACTACGATTACATTGAACACAATCTGAGGGATGCTGGTGGAGAAATCTATTCAGTAAAGGAGGAGCTTATGGTGGCTCAGGACCGGATTCATGAGCTTGAAGCAGAGTGTCGATCTACAAAGAAGCAACTTGATCACCTGGTGAAGAATCTTGCTGAGGAAAAGGCTTCCTGGAAGAGTAGGGAGCACGGTAAGGTTCACCACATCTTAGATGCTGTGAAGGAGGAACTCAATCGGGAGAGGAAACAGAGACAGCGAGCAGAAATGATGAATTCCAAACTGCTCAATGATCTGTCTGAGATGAAGTTTGCTGCGAAGCGTTACTTGCAAGATTATGAGAAGGAAAGGAAGGCTCGGGTGCTCATGGAAGAGGTTTGTGATGAATTAGCAAAGGAGATTGCAGAAGACAAAGCTGAGGTTGAGGCTATGAGAAGTGAATCAATGAAGTTCAGGGATGAAttggaggaagagaagaagatgCTTCAGATGGCTGAGGTTTGGCGTGAAGAGAGGGTGCAGATGAAGCTTGTTGATGCAAAGCTTACACTTGAGGACAAGTATTCTCAGTTGAGCAAACTTCAGGACGAACTTGAGGATTTTCTTTGTTCCCAGCCAGGCAATAATCTGGAAAAGGGAATAGTAAGGGAAGCAGAAAGGCTCAGGGAAGCAATCTGCTCTACGAAGATCAATGGTATCAAGGAATTTTCTTACAAACCCCCTCCTCCTTCAGAGGACATTTTTGCTGTATTTGAAGAACTCAAGCAAAGGGAAGATACTGCTGAGAAGGTCATTGTGCAATGTAATGGAAATTGGCCCAAGAGTTGTGCATCAAAAGCCCATACAGATAGTCCTG
This window encodes:
- the LOC101779227 gene encoding uncharacterized protein LOC101779227 — encoded protein: MQPPQAPPPGPGRARRRAESSSKRPHTPDHCQQYKAVIQGRTGNRTVSNAPHEMEAHSAVCQIEPEIATKWNHQFMKASRGGYYDYIEHNLRDAGGEIYSVKEELMVAQDRIHELEAECRSTKKQLDHLVKNLAEEKASWKSREHGKVHHILDAVKEELNRERKQRQRAEMMNSKLLNDLSEMKFAAKRYLQDYEKERKARVLMEEVCDELAKEIAEDKAEVEAMRSESMKFRDELEEEKKMLQMAEVWREERVQMKLVDAKLTLEDKYSQLSKLQDELEDFLCSQPGNNLEKGIVREAERLREAICSTKINGIKEFSYKPPPPSEDIFAVFEELKQREDTAEKVIVQCNGNWPKSCASKAHTDSPETDIFLEKQANRYCNQPRTHNEEAEDDSGWETVSQVEENGSSNSPGGSEPSVNGFCGENDASVSGTDWDENCDNDQAHSEISEVCSATAGRSWSKRSFVGLWRSSNSVDQKKMGSNILNGRLSNARMSNVAESPDLKNGEVCDSPQSAGQWRPELLNPDIVRAIKGCIEWPRGVQKHSLKSKLLEAKLDGSKVQLRQALKQKI